One Drosophila subobscura isolate 14011-0131.10 chromosome U, UCBerk_Dsub_1.0, whole genome shotgun sequence DNA window includes the following coding sequences:
- the LOC117902358 gene encoding dopamine N-acetyltransferase-like yields the protein MEPNTKDGITIRIMTLADYATFKHLFEEQFIKGEPLFDAIKGPIDPEMWNLYDQYHESMVTAGTCVVAIDEQNEGRVVGFVLAEGQTIDDVESHRLEAESIPETDIVGHIRRILCKVEAEANIYERYGVTKLLYSHLTSVDVSMRGKGLGTRLATSAMELGRSKGFTLMTAFCSSFYSARQKEALGMECIYSMKYEDYKDSEGKVVFTPPAPHTEIRVVAMKI from the coding sequence ATGGAACCAAACACCAAAGATGGCATTACCATCCGCATTATGACTCTGGCGGACTACGCGACCTTCAAGCACCTTTTCGAGGAACAGTTTATCAAGGGCGAGCCCCTCTTTGATGCCATTAAGGGACCCATTGATCCCGAAATGTGGAATTTGTATGATCAATATCATGAATCCATGGTTACTGCCGGCACCTGTGTGGTGGCCATCGATGAGCAGAATGAAGGACGTGTTGTGGGCTTTGTGCTGGCCGAAGGACAGACCATTGATGATGTGGAAAGTCATCGCCTAGAGGCGGAGAGCATACCGGAAACTGACATCGTAGGCCACATAAGGCGCATACTCTGCAAAGTGGAAGCAGAGGCGAATATCTACGAGCGATATGGCGTTACCAAACTGCTGTACTCCCACCTGACATCTGTCGATGTGTCGATGCGGGGCAAGGGTTTGGGTACGCGCCTAGCCACCAGCGCCATGGAACTCGGACGATCTAAAGGCTTTACCCTGATGACAGCTTTCTGCTCGAGTTTTTATTCGGCGCGACAGAAGGAAGCATTGGGCATGGAGTGCATTTATTCAATGAAATATGAGGACTACAAGGACTCTGAGGGTAAAGTGGTTTTTACACCACCAGCTCCTCATACGGAGATACGAGTAGTGGCCATGAAAATATAA
- the LOC117902360 gene encoding dopamine N-acetyltransferase-like, with product MQETTKDGITIRTMNLEDYESIKSVFTERFFNGEPLFAAITGPIDPKRWKRLDEYHESLIVDGTCVVAIDEEQSGRVVGFVLAEGQCPEDVEKHRQEAEGSGHIKRLLSNVEVEANIYERYGLSKLLYSHLTCVDVSMRGKGLGKRLANCAMDLGRSKGYPLMAAFCTSFYSARQKEALGMECIYSLKYDDYKDAEGKVVFVPPAPHKEIRVVAIKL from the coding sequence ATGCAAGAAACCACAAAAGATGGCATCACAATACGCACCATGAACCTGGAGGACTATGAGAGCATCAAAAGTGTTTTCACAGAAAGGTTTTTCAATGGTGAACCCCTCTTCGCTGCCATTACTGGACCAATAGATCCAAAGAGATGGAAACGCCTCGATGAGTATCATGAATCATTGATTGTGGACGGTACCTGTGTCGTGGCCATCGATGAGGAGCAGAGTGGACGCGTTGTGGGGTTTGTGCTGGCCGAAGGACAGTGTCCCGAAGATGTGGAGAAGCATCGCCAAGAAGCCGAAGGTAGTGGACACATAAAGCGTTTACTCTCCAACGTGGAAGTCGAGGCTAACATCTACGAGCGTTATGGATTGTCCAAATTGCTGTACTCCCACTTGACCTGTGTGGATGTTTCGATGCGGGGTAAGGGACTGGGTAAGCGTCTGGCTAACTGCGCCATGGATTTGGGGAGATCTAAGGGCTACCCCCTGATGGCGGCTTTCTGTACGAGTTTTTATTCGGCGCGACAGAAGGAGGCATTGGGAATGGAGTGTATTTATTCCCTGAAATATGATGACTACAAGGATGCAGAGGGTAAAGTGGTATTTGTTCCGCCAGCTCCTCATAAGGAGATACGAGTAGTGGCCATAAAATTATAA
- the LOC117902359 gene encoding uncharacterized protein LOC117902359, which yields MSALISIRVMRLEDYNAVEAFLAQHFFKEEPLMLTPQEDQDAAAVIPAESELHLSLIPQGLSLVAIDEAHGNRIVGVILAGAQKPADVEQHFAEAQQLEPTCLLHHIHKFLSGIEKSANYFEHYGVETALYLYILGVDSSVRRQGLGSRLVSALIDLGRQQGFPAMVSTCTNQNSTRLMSALQMECIHSQIYADYKDDQGRVVLRPPAPHTTGSVMGIRL from the coding sequence ATGTCAGCGCTCATCAGCATACGCGTCATGCGATTGGAGGACTACAACGCGGTGGAGGCATTTCTCGCTCAACATTTCTTCAAAGAGGAACCCCTGATGCTCACCCCGCAAGAGGACCaggatgcagcagcagtcataCCCGCCGAATCGGAGCTGCATTTGTCGCTCATCCCGCAGGGCCTCTCCCTGGTGGCCATCGATGAGGCGCACGGCAATCGCATTGTTGGCGTCATTTTGGCAGGCGCCCAAAAGCCCGCCGACGTGGAGCAGCACTTCGCGGAGGCACAGCAGCTGGAACCCACCTGCCTGCTGCATCACATACACAAATTTCTCTCTGGCATTGAGAAGAGCGCCAATTACTTTGAGCACTACGGCGTGGAGACCGCCCTGTATTTGTACATTCTTGGCGTCGACTCCTCGGTGCGTCGCCAGGGTCTGGGCTCCCGCTTGGTCTCCGCTCTCATCGATTTGGGCCGACAACAGGGCTTCCCTGCCATGGTCTCCACATGCACCAATCAAAACTCCACGCGCCTCATGTCTGCCCTGCAAATGGAGTGCATACACTCGCAGATCTACGCGGATTACAAAGATGATCAGGGTAGAGTGGTGCTGCGACCGCCAGCACCGCACACAACGGGCAGTGTCATGGGCATACGGCTCTGA